A part of Streptomyces sp. DSM 40750 genomic DNA contains:
- a CDS encoding SDR family oxidoreductase, translating to MSVRRRRAVVVTGASGGVGRATAVAFAARGDRVALLARGREGLAAAADDVERAGGEALVVPVDMADAKAVDDAAQQVVDAFGGIDVWVNNAFAGVFAPFTEITPDEFRRVTEVTYLGYVFGTRAALRHMLPRDHGTVVQVGSALAYRGVPLQSAYCGAKHAIQGFNESLRCELLHSGTHVRTTMVQLPAVNTPQFEWVLSRMPGRARPVAPIYQPEVAARAIVHAAGHGRRREYWVGGSTAAALIANAVAPALVERYLARTGFDSQQDPRGQRGEGDQGEREELGVYGGHGNLWSPADGPHGRDFGAHGRFDAEAETGSPQDWVSRNRNRVGAGLMLGGLGAATTAGLRRLGWSPLRRGEEGRRT from the coding sequence ATGTCCGTGCGCCGCCGCAGGGCCGTGGTCGTGACCGGGGCCAGCGGCGGCGTCGGCCGGGCCACCGCCGTGGCCTTCGCCGCCCGGGGCGACCGGGTGGCGCTGCTCGCCCGAGGTCGTGAGGGGCTCGCGGCGGCGGCCGACGACGTGGAGCGGGCCGGGGGCGAGGCGCTGGTCGTGCCCGTGGACATGGCCGACGCGAAGGCCGTGGACGACGCGGCCCAGCAGGTCGTCGACGCGTTCGGCGGCATCGACGTGTGGGTCAACAACGCCTTCGCCGGAGTTTTCGCGCCCTTCACGGAGATCACGCCGGACGAGTTCCGGCGGGTGACGGAAGTGACCTACCTGGGCTATGTGTTCGGGACCCGGGCGGCGCTGCGGCACATGCTCCCGCGCGACCACGGCACCGTCGTCCAGGTCGGCTCCGCGCTCGCCTACCGGGGCGTTCCCCTGCAGTCCGCGTACTGCGGGGCCAAGCACGCGATCCAGGGCTTCAACGAGTCCCTGCGGTGCGAGCTGCTGCACTCGGGCACGCATGTGCGGACGACCATGGTGCAGTTGCCGGCCGTCAACACCCCTCAGTTCGAGTGGGTGTTGAGCCGTATGCCGGGGCGGGCGCGGCCCGTCGCCCCCATCTACCAGCCGGAGGTCGCCGCGCGGGCGATCGTGCACGCGGCGGGGCACGGGCGGCGGCGGGAGTACTGGGTGGGCGGGTCGACGGCGGCGGCCCTGATCGCCAACGCGGTGGCGCCCGCGCTGGTCGAGCGGTATCTCGCTCGTACCGGGTTCGACTCCCAGCAGGATCCGCGGGGGCAGCGGGGTGAAGGGGATCAGGGGGAGCGGGAAGAACTGGGCGTCTACGGCGGTCACGGGAACCTGTGGAGCCCTGCGGACGGCCCCCACGGGCGGGACTTCGGAGCGCATGGGCGCTTCGACGCCGAGGCGGAGACGGGGAGCCCGCAGGACTGGGTCTCACGGAACCGGAACCGGGTGGGCGCGGGCCTGATGCTGGGCGGGCTGGGCGCCGCGACGACAGCCGGACTCCGCCGTCTGGGCTGGTCGCCGTTGCGGCGGGGAGAAGAGGGCCGGCGGACGTAG
- a CDS encoding LLM class F420-dependent oxidoreductase produces the protein MPEYGYFLATEEFGPAELIEQARMAEQAGFQCLWISDHYHPWNDAQGQSPFVWSVIGALSEAVSLPIETAVTCPTVRIHPAVVAQAAATSSVMTGGRFRLGIGSGEALNEHVLGTHWPPADVRLDMLEESVQVMRRLFTGEEVTHRGPHYTVENARLYTVPDEPVPIDISGFGPKATGLAARVGDGFITMGPDEELVAQYRKGGGGANPVSGGTKVCWGPDRDAAVRLVRRLWSSQFLPGEMAQILPTPSHFEQLEPLVTEQMVGENTVCGDDVDEHVAELTAFADAGFDRVYVSQIGPDQRGFFDFYRTKVLPQLQQSPR, from the coding sequence ATGCCCGAGTACGGATACTTCCTGGCGACCGAGGAGTTCGGTCCCGCGGAGCTGATCGAGCAGGCGAGGATGGCCGAGCAGGCCGGATTTCAGTGCCTGTGGATCTCCGACCACTACCACCCGTGGAACGACGCCCAGGGCCAGAGCCCGTTCGTGTGGTCGGTGATCGGCGCGCTCTCCGAGGCCGTGTCGCTGCCCATCGAGACGGCGGTGACCTGCCCGACCGTGCGGATCCATCCGGCGGTCGTCGCACAGGCGGCGGCGACCAGTTCGGTGATGACCGGCGGCCGCTTCCGGCTCGGCATCGGCTCGGGCGAGGCACTCAACGAGCATGTCCTCGGCACCCACTGGCCGCCGGCGGACGTCCGCCTGGACATGCTGGAGGAGTCGGTCCAGGTGATGCGGCGCCTGTTCACCGGCGAGGAGGTCACCCATCGCGGCCCCCACTACACGGTGGAGAACGCCCGCCTCTACACGGTCCCCGACGAGCCCGTCCCCATCGACATCTCCGGTTTCGGCCCCAAGGCCACCGGGCTCGCCGCCCGCGTCGGCGACGGCTTCATCACCATGGGTCCCGACGAGGAGTTGGTGGCCCAGTACCGCAAGGGCGGCGGGGGCGCGAACCCCGTCAGCGGCGGTACGAAGGTGTGCTGGGGCCCCGACCGCGACGCGGCCGTCCGTCTCGTCCGCCGCCTCTGGTCCAGCCAGTTCCTGCCCGGGGAGATGGCCCAGATCCTGCCCACCCCCAGCCACTTCGAGCAGCTGGAGCCGCTGGTCACCGAGCAGATGGTCGGCGAGAACACGGTCTGCGGCGACGACGTCGACGAACACGTCGCCGAACTCACCGCCTTCGCCGACGCCGGCTTCGACCGTGTCTACGTCAGCCAGATCGGCCCCGACCAGCGCGGCTTCTTCGACTTCTACCGCACGAAGGTCCTCCCCCAACTCCAACAGAGCCCCCGCTGA
- a CDS encoding NAD(P)/FAD-dependent oxidoreductase, translating into MSRPRIVIVGAGFAGYRTARTLSRLTRNKADITLLNPTDYFLYLPLLPQVAAGILEPRRVTVSLAGTLRHVRLVLGEADDIDLDARTVHYSDPEGGIGTLTYDRLVLAAGSVNKLLPIPGVAEHAHGFRGLPEALYLRDHVTRQVELAAGGEDPKSCGARCTFVVVGAGYTGTEVAAHGQLFTDELVRKQPLREGMRPRWILLDIAKRVLPEMDEKLSRTADRVLRQRGVDVRMGTSVKEATPTGVLLSDGEFVDTRTLVWCVGVRPDPLAESLGLPMERGRLLVEPTLHVPGRPEVFACGDAAAVPDLTKPGEYTPMTAQHAWRQGKVAGYNVAASLGRGEPKPYRHSDLGFVVDLGGVKAAANPLGVPLSGPVAGAVTRGYHLAAMPGNRIRVAADWLLDAVLPRQGVQLGLVRSWSVPLDTASPELAKMPGAPEKAGAPKGRGTPERSGKRGAAEERTAPDRAGVSGGPGAARKQEAPAKPGPAAVPGAPEEPHASPVPGASERSGPGPEQHTPTKPGPAAVPGAPEEPHASPVPGASERSGPGPEQHTPTKPGPAAVPGAPEEPHASPVPGASERSGPGPEQHTPTKPGPAAVPGAPEKPRSAPSRSPAPEDPPKPAKGSEGDS; encoded by the coding sequence GTGAGTCGACCCCGCATCGTGATCGTCGGTGCCGGCTTCGCCGGCTACCGGACGGCCCGCACCCTGTCGCGGCTGACCCGGAACAAGGCCGACATCACCCTGCTCAACCCGACCGACTACTTCCTGTATCTGCCCCTGCTGCCCCAGGTCGCCGCCGGCATCCTGGAACCACGCCGGGTCACCGTCTCCCTCGCCGGCACCCTGCGCCACGTACGCCTGGTGCTGGGGGAGGCCGACGACATCGACCTCGACGCGCGCACCGTGCACTACTCGGACCCCGAGGGCGGCATCGGCACGCTCACCTACGACCGGCTGGTGCTCGCCGCCGGCAGCGTCAACAAGCTGCTGCCCATCCCGGGCGTCGCCGAGCACGCCCACGGCTTCCGCGGGCTGCCCGAGGCGCTGTACCTCCGGGACCACGTGACCCGGCAGGTCGAACTGGCGGCCGGTGGCGAGGACCCCAAGAGCTGTGGCGCGCGCTGCACCTTCGTGGTGGTCGGCGCAGGGTACACCGGGACCGAGGTCGCCGCGCACGGCCAGCTGTTCACCGACGAGCTGGTACGCAAGCAGCCGTTGCGGGAGGGCATGCGGCCGCGCTGGATCCTGCTCGACATAGCGAAGCGGGTGCTGCCGGAGATGGACGAGAAGCTGTCGCGGACCGCCGACCGGGTGCTGCGGCAGCGGGGTGTCGATGTGCGGATGGGGACCTCCGTGAAGGAGGCGACGCCGACCGGAGTGCTGCTGAGCGACGGGGAGTTCGTCGACACGCGCACGCTGGTGTGGTGCGTGGGTGTCCGGCCCGATCCGCTCGCGGAGTCGCTGGGGCTGCCGATGGAACGCGGCCGGCTGCTCGTCGAGCCCACGTTGCACGTGCCCGGCCGTCCCGAGGTGTTCGCCTGCGGGGACGCGGCCGCCGTGCCCGATCTGACCAAGCCCGGCGAGTACACGCCGATGACCGCCCAACACGCCTGGCGGCAGGGGAAGGTGGCCGGGTACAACGTCGCCGCCTCGCTCGGCAGGGGTGAGCCCAAGCCCTACCGGCACAGCGACCTGGGCTTCGTCGTGGACCTGGGCGGTGTCAAGGCCGCCGCCAACCCCCTCGGCGTACCGCTGTCCGGCCCCGTCGCCGGAGCCGTCACCCGCGGCTACCACCTCGCCGCCATGCCCGGCAACCGCATCCGCGTCGCCGCCGACTGGCTCCTCGACGCCGTACTGCCCCGCCAGGGCGTCCAGTTGGGCCTCGTACGGTCCTGGTCGGTACCCCTCGACACGGCGTCACCGGAACTGGCCAAGATGCCGGGCGCACCGGAGAAGGCCGGGGCGCCGAAGGGCCGGGGGACGCCGGAGAGGTCCGGAAAGCGGGGCGCGGCGGAGGAACGGACCGCGCCCGACCGGGCCGGGGTGTCGGGCGGGCCCGGAGCCGCTCGCAAGCAGGAAGCACCCGCCAAGCCGGGGCCTGCGGCGGTGCCGGGCGCCCCCGAGGAACCGCACGCCTCACCGGTGCCCGGGGCATCGGAGCGCTCCGGGCCCGGCCCTGAGCAGCACACACCCACGAAGCCCGGCCCGGCGGCGGTGCCGGGCGCCCCCGAGGAACCGCACGCCTCACCGGTGCCCGGGGCATCGGAGCGCTCCGGGCCCGGCCCTGAGCAGCACACACCCACGAAGCCCGGCCCGGCGGCGGTGCCGGGCGCCCCCGAGGAACCGCACGCCTCACCGGTGCCCGGGGCATCGGAGCGCTCCGGGCCCGGCCCTGAGCAGCACACACCCACGAAGCCCGGCCCGGCGGCGGTGCCGGGGGCGCCCGAGAAGCCGCGGTCGGCGCCGTCGCGGAGCCCGGCCCCCGAAGACCCGCCAAAGCCCGCCAAGGGTTCGGAAGGAGACTCATGA
- a CDS encoding transketolase has protein sequence MKSRQLTALAQQLRVDSIRASGAAGSGHPTSSMSAAELMAVLLAGHLRYDFDRPQHPGNDRFVLSKGHASPLLYSAYKAAGAISETELMTFRKLGSRLEGHPTPRRLPWVETATGSLGQGLPVGVGIALAGKRLDRTGYRVWVLCGDSELAEGSVWEAAEHASYEHLDNLTAIVDVNRLGQRGPTRHGHDLDAYARRFAAFGWHTIEIDGHDVDAVDRAYGEAESTKGQPTVILARTVKGQGVEAVQDREGLHGKPLKDAEEAIAELGGVHDIRVEVRQPPAARMLHAVRTGHLELPRYETGDEVATRNAYGQALAALGTARGDVVALDGEVSDSTRAEFFAKEHPDRFFECYIAEQQLVAAAVGLAARGWVPYVSTFAAFLSRAHDFIRMASISGSGINLVGSHAGVAIGQDGPSQMGLEDLAMMRAVHGSTVLYPCDANQTAKLVGAMAGLEGIRYLRTSRGDTPVLYSPTEEFPVGGSKVLRASETDRLTVVAAGVTVHEALKAADALDGEGIQVRVIDLYSVKPVDRRTLREAAERTGCVLTVEDHHEEGGLGDAVLDAFLDGRPVPRLVRLAVRTMPGSASPEEQLREAGIDAEAIAAAGRLLVEHAIAP, from the coding sequence ATGAAGAGCCGTCAACTCACCGCGCTGGCCCAGCAGTTGCGGGTCGACAGTATCCGTGCCTCGGGGGCCGCGGGGTCGGGGCACCCGACGTCGTCGATGTCGGCGGCCGAGCTGATGGCGGTGCTGCTCGCCGGGCATCTGCGGTACGACTTCGACCGCCCCCAGCACCCCGGCAACGACCGCTTCGTGCTGTCGAAGGGCCATGCCTCGCCCCTGCTGTACTCCGCGTACAAGGCGGCCGGCGCGATCAGTGAGACCGAGCTGATGACGTTCCGCAAGCTGGGCAGCCGGCTCGAAGGACATCCCACGCCCCGGCGGCTGCCGTGGGTGGAGACGGCCACCGGCTCCCTCGGTCAGGGGCTGCCCGTCGGCGTCGGTATCGCGCTGGCGGGGAAGCGGCTGGACCGCACCGGCTACCGGGTGTGGGTGCTGTGCGGGGACAGCGAACTCGCCGAGGGCTCGGTGTGGGAGGCCGCCGAGCACGCCTCGTACGAGCATCTGGACAATCTGACGGCGATCGTCGACGTCAACCGGCTCGGGCAGCGCGGGCCCACCCGGCACGGACACGACCTGGACGCCTACGCCCGCCGCTTCGCGGCCTTCGGCTGGCACACGATCGAGATCGACGGGCACGATGTGGACGCCGTCGACCGCGCCTACGGCGAGGCCGAGTCCACGAAGGGACAGCCCACCGTGATCCTCGCCCGCACCGTCAAGGGCCAGGGCGTCGAGGCCGTCCAGGACCGTGAGGGCCTGCACGGCAAGCCGCTCAAGGACGCCGAGGAGGCGATCGCGGAACTCGGCGGCGTACACGACATCCGCGTCGAGGTCCGCCAGCCGCCCGCCGCCCGGATGCTGCACGCCGTACGCACCGGGCACCTGGAGCTGCCGCGCTACGAGACCGGCGACGAGGTCGCCACCCGGAACGCCTACGGGCAGGCGCTCGCCGCGCTCGGCACCGCGCGCGGCGACGTCGTCGCCCTGGACGGCGAGGTCAGCGACTCCACACGCGCCGAGTTCTTCGCCAAGGAACACCCCGACCGGTTCTTCGAGTGCTACATCGCCGAACAGCAGCTGGTGGCCGCCGCGGTGGGGCTCGCGGCACGCGGCTGGGTGCCGTACGTCTCCACGTTCGCGGCGTTCCTCAGCCGCGCCCACGACTTCATCCGCATGGCGTCGATCAGCGGGTCCGGCATCAACCTCGTCGGCTCGCACGCGGGCGTCGCCATCGGGCAGGACGGGCCCTCACAGATGGGCCTGGAGGACCTGGCGATGATGCGCGCGGTGCACGGCTCGACCGTGCTGTACCCGTGCGACGCCAACCAGACCGCCAAGCTCGTCGGCGCGATGGCCGGCCTCGAAGGCATCCGCTATCTGCGCACCTCCAGGGGAGACACGCCCGTCCTCTACAGCCCGACCGAGGAGTTCCCGGTCGGCGGCAGCAAGGTGCTGCGCGCCTCGGAGACCGACCGGCTGACGGTCGTCGCGGCCGGGGTCACCGTCCACGAGGCCCTGAAGGCCGCCGACGCGCTGGACGGCGAGGGCATCCAGGTCCGGGTGATCGACCTCTACTCGGTCAAGCCCGTCGACCGCCGCACCCTGCGCGAGGCCGCCGAGCGCACCGGCTGCGTCCTCACCGTCGAGGACCACCACGAGGAGGGCGGCCTCGGCGACGCGGTCCTCGACGCCTTCCTCGACGGCCGCCCGGTGCCCCGCCTGGTCCGTCTCGCCGTCCGTACGATGCCGGGCTCGGCCTCCCCCGAGGAGCAGCTGCGCGAGGCGGGCATCGACGCGGAGGCGATCGCGGCGGCCGGACGGCTGCTGGTGGAGCACGCGATCGCGCCCTGA
- the ligD gene encoding non-homologous end-joining DNA ligase, translated as MGDTHTMRVGRRSVEIHRPDKVLFPADGNGGKEYTKGDLVAYYRAVASFMLPHLRGRPLMLERHPDGLDGPMFMQKNTPEHYPDWIERVEVSKEGGTVVHPVCEDAATLVYLADQACITLHRWLSKAGHVDRPDRLVLDLDPAVDDFEQVRQAAGYVRELLDELRLPSVPMTTGSKGVHIVVPLIGRHDDFDAVRDFAKEIAEELVRAHPERLTTEARKKDRGDRLYLDVQRNAYAQTAVTPFTVRARPGAPVATPLTWEQLDDPAVDARRWTLEDAVEQARTNPWAGAMSRGRALGPARRRLTALRG; from the coding sequence ATGGGGGACACGCACACGATGCGGGTCGGCCGGCGGAGCGTCGAGATCCACCGACCGGACAAGGTGCTGTTCCCCGCCGACGGGAACGGCGGCAAGGAGTACACCAAGGGCGACCTCGTCGCCTACTACCGTGCCGTCGCCTCCTTCATGCTCCCCCATCTGCGCGGGCGCCCGCTGATGCTGGAACGCCACCCCGACGGGCTCGACGGACCCATGTTCATGCAGAAGAACACTCCCGAGCACTACCCGGACTGGATCGAACGGGTCGAGGTGTCCAAGGAGGGCGGCACGGTCGTCCACCCGGTGTGCGAGGACGCCGCGACCCTCGTCTACCTCGCCGACCAGGCCTGTATCACCCTGCACCGCTGGCTCTCCAAGGCCGGCCACGTCGACCGGCCCGACCGGCTGGTCCTCGACCTCGACCCGGCGGTGGACGACTTCGAGCAGGTCCGCCAAGCGGCAGGGTACGTAAGGGAGTTGCTCGACGAGTTGAGGTTGCCGTCCGTGCCGATGACCACCGGCTCCAAGGGTGTCCACATCGTCGTACCGCTGATCGGGCGACACGACGACTTCGATGCCGTACGCGACTTCGCCAAGGAGATCGCCGAGGAACTCGTCCGGGCCCACCCCGAGCGGCTCACCACCGAGGCCCGCAAGAAGGACCGCGGTGACCGGCTCTACCTCGACGTGCAGCGCAACGCCTACGCCCAGACCGCCGTCACCCCCTTCACCGTGCGCGCCCGCCCCGGCGCGCCCGTGGCCACGCCCCTGACCTGGGAACAGTTGGACGATCCGGCCGTGGACGCCCGTCGCTGGACGCTGGAGGACGCCGTCGAACAGGCCCGCACCAACCCCTGGGCGGGGGCGATGAGCAGGGGCCGCGCGCTGGGTCCGGCGCGGCGACGGCTCACGGCGCTGCGCGGCTGA
- a CDS encoding gas vesicle protein GvpO, with amino-acid sequence MSNTSNTSRTQSSRKSHKSDEPEEAQESNEQRESSGNSGHDASDDRPSPMQVLRHARTQLAELTGMAPESVSSFEQSKSGWTLEVEVLEIARVPDTMSLLASYRVELDPEGELTAYRRVRRYERGRADPHRPGGR; translated from the coding sequence ATGTCGAACACATCCAACACATCAAGAACACAGAGTTCACGTAAATCCCATAAATCGGATGAACCGGAAGAAGCGCAGGAATCGAACGAACAGCGCGAGTCCTCCGGGAACTCCGGGCACGACGCGTCGGACGACCGGCCCAGCCCCATGCAGGTGCTGCGCCACGCGCGGACCCAGCTCGCGGAGCTGACCGGCATGGCGCCCGAGTCCGTGTCGTCCTTCGAACAGAGCAAGAGCGGCTGGACGCTGGAGGTCGAGGTCCTGGAGATCGCCAGGGTCCCCGACACGATGAGCCTGCTCGCGAGCTATCGGGTGGAACTCGACCCCGAGGGCGAGCTCACCGCTTACCGGCGCGTCCGCCGTTACGAGCGCGGGAGGGCCGACCCACATCGCCCCGGCGGCCGCTAG
- a CDS encoding gas vesicle structural protein GvpA, translating to MTVVPAQQSGGGGGSSGLYDVLELILDRGLVIDAFVRVSLVGIEILKIDVRVVVASVDTYLRFAEACNRLDLEAGPRKNPGLPDLVGEITESGARGKSKGALSGAAETVSDAFRQARDEGQTESRPRARKTTSSRKREEQE from the coding sequence ATGACCGTAGTCCCGGCACAGCAGTCCGGCGGCGGAGGCGGCAGCAGCGGCCTGTACGACGTCCTGGAACTCATCCTCGACAGGGGGCTCGTCATCGACGCGTTCGTACGAGTCTCCCTGGTCGGCATCGAGATCCTGAAGATCGACGTCCGGGTCGTCGTCGCCAGCGTCGACACCTATCTGCGCTTCGCCGAGGCGTGCAACCGGCTCGACCTGGAGGCCGGGCCGCGCAAGAACCCCGGCCTGCCGGACCTCGTCGGTGAGATCACCGAGTCCGGCGCGCGCGGCAAGTCCAAGGGAGCGCTGTCCGGCGCCGCCGAGACGGTCTCCGACGCCTTCCGGCAGGCCCGCGACGAGGGCCAGACCGAGTCGCGGCCACGGGCCCGGAAGACCACGAGCTCGCGCAAGAGGGAGGAGCAGGAGTGA
- a CDS encoding GvpL/GvpF family gas vesicle protein, with translation MSTYVYGITASSHPTLPEGMGGVGDPARPVRVLKEGELAAIVSEAPEGLRPKRKDLLAHQNVLSEAGAGGPLLPMRFGSVAPDDASVTGVLAERAEHYLERLGALDGKVEYNVKASHDEEAVLHRVMGENPELRALTEANRQAGGGTYEDRLRLGEMVVAAVQAREAEDATELQRALEPAATAVSAGPDSTGWLANVSFLVDRQSAEVFLAAVEQLRKNHPHIEVRVNGPLPPYSFVEPGPAQPAETTH, from the coding sequence GTGAGCACGTACGTCTACGGCATCACCGCGAGCTCACACCCCACACTTCCCGAGGGCATGGGCGGCGTGGGCGACCCCGCCCGCCCCGTGCGCGTCCTCAAGGAGGGCGAGCTGGCGGCGATCGTCAGCGAGGCCCCCGAGGGGCTGCGCCCCAAGCGCAAGGACCTGCTCGCCCACCAGAACGTCCTGAGCGAGGCGGGGGCGGGCGGCCCCCTGCTGCCCATGCGGTTCGGCAGTGTCGCACCGGACGACGCGTCCGTCACCGGGGTGCTCGCCGAACGCGCGGAGCACTACCTGGAACGGCTCGGCGCCCTCGACGGCAAGGTCGAATACAACGTCAAGGCCAGCCACGACGAAGAGGCCGTGCTGCACCGCGTGATGGGCGAGAACCCCGAGCTGCGCGCCCTCACCGAGGCCAACCGGCAGGCGGGCGGCGGCACTTACGAGGACCGGCTGCGGCTCGGCGAGATGGTGGTCGCCGCGGTGCAGGCCCGGGAGGCCGAGGACGCGACGGAGCTGCAGCGGGCGCTGGAGCCGGCCGCGACCGCAGTCAGCGCGGGCCCCGACTCCACCGGCTGGCTCGCCAATGTGTCGTTCCTCGTGGACCGGCAGTCGGCCGAGGTGTTCCTCGCCGCCGTTGAGCAGCTCCGCAAGAACCATCCGCACATCGAGGTGCGCGTGAACGGGCCGCTGCCGCCGTACAGCTTCGTCGAACCGGGGCCCGCACAGCCCGCGGAGACGACGCACTGA
- a CDS encoding gas vesicle protein GvpG — protein sequence MGLITEVLLLPFAPVRGSLWTVRQVLTEAERQYYDPAAVRAELARLEQRLEAGEIDEEEFDRLEDELLDRLEISARRSTGTGDGRTG from the coding sequence ATGGGATTGATCACCGAGGTGCTGCTGCTGCCGTTCGCACCGGTGCGCGGCAGCCTCTGGACGGTGAGACAAGTGCTCACCGAGGCCGAGCGCCAGTACTACGACCCGGCGGCCGTCCGCGCCGAACTCGCCCGCCTCGAGCAGCGGCTCGAAGCGGGCGAGATCGATGAGGAGGAGTTCGACCGCCTGGAGGACGAGCTCCTCGACCGGCTGGAGATCAGCGCGCGGAGGAGCACAGGAACCGGCGACGGGAGGACAGGATGA
- a CDS encoding DNA primase encodes MNRLGLGLAIGAGYVLGRTKKMKLAFAVGTMVAGKRMRLSPRALADLVSQQLQNNPQFKEIGDQLREDLRGVGEAATGALVERRIEGLADRLHGRTSQVRDQLAGVAPDLPGRGEEEDPENSAPPASEERGPGRSSREGTGRGGGGGKPRSGHDAPEDESQPPRKQAAKKAPAKKTAAPAARKTTAKKAAAKKTAPGRAPAKKAARTKKAARTKKAARQATRSRTTRGGGGDD; translated from the coding sequence ATGAATCGACTGGGATTGGGCCTCGCCATCGGGGCCGGATACGTCCTCGGACGTACCAAGAAGATGAAACTCGCCTTCGCGGTCGGCACCATGGTGGCCGGCAAGCGGATGCGTCTGAGCCCGCGGGCGCTCGCGGACCTGGTGTCACAGCAGCTGCAGAACAACCCGCAGTTCAAGGAGATCGGGGACCAGCTGCGCGAGGACCTGCGCGGTGTCGGCGAGGCGGCCACCGGGGCGCTGGTCGAGCGGCGGATCGAAGGTCTCGCGGACCGGCTGCACGGGCGCACCTCGCAGGTGCGCGACCAGCTCGCCGGAGTGGCCCCGGACCTGCCGGGGCGCGGTGAGGAGGAGGATCCGGAAAATTCAGCCCCTCCGGCGTCCGAGGAGCGGGGGCCGGGGCGGAGCTCCAGGGAGGGGACGGGTAGGGGCGGCGGGGGCGGGAAACCGAGGTCCGGCCACGACGCGCCGGAGGACGAGTCGCAGCCACCGCGCAAGCAGGCGGCGAAGAAGGCCCCCGCGAAGAAGACGGCCGCCCCGGCCGCCCGGAAGACCACGGCGAAGAAGGCCGCCGCAAAGAAGACCGCCCCCGGCAGGGCCCCGGCCAAGAAGGCCGCACGGACCAAGAAGGCCGCACGGACCAAGAAGGCCGCACGCCAGGCCACCCGGTCGCGGACCACGAGGGGAGGCGGCGGCGATGACTGA
- a CDS encoding SRPBCC family protein, translating to MTDTLGAATGRATRGAADVTDRAKDATKSNPLTDLAHSEAVDHLKAEAREYLAAQAQRLLVGAGRKLGETTVKLNDIAQGESPGFAKLALDSARKLAEGKGPLRTALEVGAGRAKDNVLGALRNLGGGKGQRKGGSGNKPTVIMESIDVGVPVRTAYDQWTQFQSFSTFAKGVKSADRADDTHSDWQLKVFWSNRGWKAHTTEQVPDDRITWTSEGAKGTTKGVVSFHSLADNLTRVLLVIEYYPKGLFEKTGNLWRAQGRRARLDLKNFARFITLRGEAEDGWRGEIRDGELVVSHEDALADEEPDETDEADEGADEAEEGDEEAPEDEYEEAPEDEYEEAPEDEYEEVPEAENDAGEDIDEEPYEDEDEGRDTVGGSRR from the coding sequence ATGACTGACACCCTCGGCGCGGCGACCGGCCGCGCGACGCGTGGGGCGGCCGACGTGACGGACCGGGCGAAGGACGCGACGAAGAGCAATCCGCTCACCGACCTGGCACACAGTGAGGCCGTCGACCATCTCAAGGCCGAGGCGCGGGAGTATCTGGCCGCCCAGGCCCAGCGGCTCCTCGTCGGCGCCGGCCGCAAGCTCGGCGAGACGACCGTCAAGCTCAACGACATCGCCCAGGGCGAGAGCCCCGGCTTCGCGAAGCTCGCCCTCGACAGCGCCCGCAAGCTCGCCGAGGGCAAGGGGCCGCTGCGCACCGCCCTGGAGGTGGGCGCGGGCCGCGCCAAGGACAACGTGCTCGGCGCGCTCAGGAACCTCGGCGGCGGCAAGGGCCAACGCAAGGGCGGCTCCGGCAACAAGCCCACGGTGATCATGGAATCCATCGACGTCGGGGTGCCGGTGCGCACCGCCTACGACCAGTGGACGCAGTTCCAGAGCTTCAGCACCTTCGCCAAGGGCGTGAAGAGCGCCGACCGGGCCGACGACACCCACTCCGACTGGCAGCTGAAGGTGTTCTGGTCCAACCGAGGCTGGAAGGCCCACACCACCGAACAGGTGCCCGACGACCGGATCACCTGGACGTCGGAGGGCGCCAAGGGCACCACGAAGGGCGTCGTCTCCTTCCACTCCCTCGCGGACAACCTCACCCGGGTCCTGCTGGTCATCGAGTACTACCCCAAGGGCCTCTTCGAGAAGACCGGCAACCTCTGGCGCGCCCAGGGCCGCCGGGCCCGGCTCGACCTCAAGAACTTCGCCCGCTTCATCACCCTCCGTGGCGAGGCCGAGGACGGCTGGCGGGGCGAGATCCGTGACGGTGAGCTCGTCGTCAGCCACGAGGACGCCCTCGCGGACGAGGAGCCCGATGAGACGGACGAGGCCGACGAAGGCGCCGATGAGGCCGAGGAAGGCGACGAGGAGGCCCCGGAGGACGAGTACGAGGAGGCCCCGGAGGACGAGTACGAGGAGGCCCCGGAGGACGAGTACGAGGAGGTTCCCGAGGCCGAGAACGACGCCGGGGAGGACATCGACGAGGAACCGTACGAGGATGAGGACGAGGGGCGGGACACCGTGGGCGGGAGCCGACGATGA